The [Pseudomonas] carboxydohydrogena genome includes a window with the following:
- a CDS encoding LysR family transcriptional regulator, with protein MTLEQLRIFVAVAEQEHMTRAAGVLNLTQSATSAAIAALEDRYAVKLFDRIGRNIRLTDAGRQFVVEARAVLARAAAAEAVLTDLTGLARGSLSLAASQTVGNYWLPPLIHRFHQKYPGINVTLKIGNTEQVTAWVHSGLADLGFIEGDIEDSGLSISNVANDELALVVADTHPWAAMKKPTAADLKDGKWVVREPGSGTRHVLETVLSGLGIARNEISIALELPSNESVRAAAVVAGAGATIISRIVVANLLTSGALVELKIPMPSRRFFLLRHKEHHVTQAERELEKLIAETPQ; from the coding sequence ATGACGCTGGAGCAGCTTCGAATCTTCGTTGCGGTTGCGGAGCAGGAGCACATGACCCGTGCCGCAGGCGTTCTCAATCTCACCCAATCGGCGACCAGCGCCGCCATCGCCGCGCTGGAAGACCGTTATGCCGTCAAACTGTTCGACCGGATCGGCCGCAACATCCGCCTGACCGACGCCGGACGGCAATTCGTCGTCGAGGCGCGCGCGGTGCTGGCGCGCGCCGCCGCCGCCGAAGCCGTGCTCACCGATCTCACCGGCCTTGCGCGCGGTTCGCTGTCGCTCGCGGCCAGCCAGACCGTCGGCAATTACTGGCTGCCGCCGCTGATCCATCGCTTCCACCAGAAATATCCCGGCATCAACGTGACGCTGAAGATCGGCAACACCGAACAGGTCACGGCATGGGTGCACAGCGGGCTGGCGGATCTCGGCTTCATCGAAGGCGACATCGAGGACTCTGGACTGTCAATCAGCAATGTCGCCAACGACGAGCTTGCGCTGGTCGTCGCAGACACGCATCCCTGGGCGGCGATGAAGAAGCCCACGGCCGCTGATCTCAAGGACGGAAAATGGGTCGTGCGCGAGCCTGGCTCCGGCACCCGCCATGTGCTCGAGACGGTTCTGTCGGGACTCGGCATCGCCCGCAACGAGATTTCCATCGCGCTCGAACTGCCCTCGAACGAATCGGTACGCGCCGCCGCCGTCGTCGCGGGCGCGGGCGCGACCATCATCTCCCGCATCGTGGTCGCGAACCTTTTAACTTCCGGTGCGCTGGTCGAACTGAAAATCCCGATGCCCTCGCGGCGCTTCTTCCTGCTGCGCCACAAGGAGCATCACGTCACGCAGGCCGAGCGCGAGCTTGAAAAGCTGATTGCGGAGACGCCGCAGTAA
- a CDS encoding YeiH family protein: protein MSTITYTSAEQDKPRTQRSFRVTGIWPGLFLTTLIACAAYGLHLLPVVSTFSPLILAILLGMIFHNVVGTPASAKPGVTFSLRRILRLAIIMLGLQLTVLQIGEIGATGIAIIAVTLIATFLFTGWFGRVMGIDPKLAQLIGAGTSVCGASAVIATNTVTDAHDEDVAYAVACVTVFGSIAMFAYPTLGTLLHLDPRAYGLWAGSSIHEIAQVVAAAFQEGRQAGEFGTIAKLSRVMLLAPLVIALGIAAARRSSGASSARAPMPWFVLGFIAMIALNSVVAIPPDAKSVIVSVTTFLLTMALAAMGLETDIGKLYAKGLRPLAVGAVASIFISVLSLTLIKLTS from the coding sequence ATGTCCACCATCACTTACACCTCCGCGGAGCAGGATAAGCCCCGCACCCAACGCAGCTTTCGTGTCACGGGCATCTGGCCGGGCCTGTTCCTGACGACCCTAATCGCTTGCGCCGCCTATGGCCTGCACCTGCTTCCCGTCGTCTCCACCTTCAGCCCGCTGATCCTCGCGATCCTGCTCGGCATGATCTTTCACAACGTCGTCGGCACGCCCGCCAGCGCCAAGCCGGGGGTCACCTTCTCGCTGCGTCGGATCCTGCGGCTGGCGATCATCATGCTCGGCCTGCAACTGACCGTATTGCAGATCGGCGAGATCGGCGCGACCGGCATCGCCATCATCGCGGTGACGCTCATCGCCACCTTCCTGTTCACCGGCTGGTTCGGCCGCGTGATGGGCATCGACCCCAAGCTCGCCCAGCTCATCGGCGCAGGCACCTCGGTCTGCGGCGCGTCCGCCGTGATCGCGACCAACACCGTGACCGACGCGCACGATGAAGATGTCGCCTACGCGGTCGCCTGCGTCACCGTGTTCGGCTCGATCGCGATGTTCGCCTACCCGACGCTCGGCACCCTGCTGCATCTCGACCCGCGCGCCTACGGCCTGTGGGCCGGCTCCTCGATCCATGAGATCGCGCAGGTCGTTGCCGCTGCCTTCCAGGAAGGCCGTCAGGCCGGCGAGTTCGGCACCATCGCCAAGCTGTCCCGCGTGATGCTGCTGGCGCCGCTGGTGATCGCGCTCGGCATTGCCGCCGCCCGCCGCAGCAGCGGCGCCTCCAGCGCCCGCGCGCCGATGCCATGGTTCGTGCTCGGCTTCATCGCGATGATCGCGCTCAACAGCGTCGTCGCCATCCCGCCGGACGCGAAGTCGGTGATCGTTTCCGTCACCACCTTCCTGCTGACCATGGCGCTGGCCGCGATGGGACTCGAAACCGACATCGGCAAACTCTATGCTAAGGGGCTTCGCCCGCTGGCCGTCGGCGCGGTCGCCTCGATCTTCATCTCAGTGCTCAGCCTGACGCTGATCAAGCTGACCTCGTAA